From Streptomyces sp. 6-11-2, one genomic window encodes:
- a CDS encoding metal-dependent hydrolase gives MMGPAHSLSGAAAWLGVGAAVAAAGHPMPWPVLLVGALICAGAALAPDLDHKAATISRAFGPVSHALCEIVDKLSYTVYKATRMKGDPRRSGGHRTLTHTWLWAVLIGAGTSVLAITGGRWAVLAILFVHMVLAIEGLLWRAARGSSSAVLVWLLAATSAWILADILDQPGNGSDWLFTAPGQEYLWLGLPIVLGALMHDIGDALTVSGCPILWPIPVGRKRWYPIGPPKAMRFRAGSWVELKVLMPAFMVLGGVGCAVALNFN, from the coding sequence ATGATGGGACCAGCACACTCACTGTCGGGCGCGGCGGCCTGGCTCGGCGTCGGAGCCGCGGTCGCCGCGGCCGGGCACCCGATGCCCTGGCCGGTGCTGCTGGTCGGTGCGCTGATCTGCGCCGGGGCCGCGCTCGCTCCGGACCTGGACCACAAGGCCGCCACCATCTCGAGAGCCTTCGGACCGGTCTCGCACGCGCTGTGCGAGATCGTCGACAAGCTGTCCTACACCGTCTACAAGGCGACGCGGATGAAGGGCGACCCGCGCCGTTCCGGTGGGCACCGGACGCTGACGCACACCTGGCTGTGGGCGGTGCTGATCGGGGCGGGCACCTCCGTGCTGGCGATCACCGGGGGCCGCTGGGCGGTGCTGGCCATTCTCTTCGTGCACATGGTGCTGGCCATCGAGGGCCTGCTGTGGCGGGCGGCCCGCGGCTCCAGCAGCGCGGTCCTGGTCTGGCTGCTGGCCGCGACCAGCGCCTGGATACTGGCGGACATCCTCGACCAGCCCGGCAACGGATCGGACTGGCTGTTCACCGCTCCGGGCCAGGAGTACCTGTGGCTGGGCCTGCCGATCGTGCTGGGCGCGCTGATGCACGACATCGGCGACGCGCTGACCGTCTCCGGGTGCCCCATCCTGTGGCCGATACCGGTGGGCCGCAAGCGCTGGTACCCCATCGGTCCGCCGAAGGCGATGCGGTTCCGGGCGGGCAGCTGGGTCGAGCTCAAGGTGCTGATGCCGGCGTTCATGGTGCTCGGCGGAGTGGGCTGCGCGGTCGCGCTGAACTTCAACTGA
- a CDS encoding DUF5709 domain-containing protein → MDSADGWGDDVYQPDDSEVREDTGVLDPEDTLVYDGVDDPLDRGWSPPERPWAVEHTGVTAAERRQGETLDQRLAEELPEPPAWDGDDMGDCEDTDGELLDNEVGTARSGRLVAPDEGAHEDDESALVATDVGIDGAAASAEEAAMHVVDEETP, encoded by the coding sequence GTGGACAGCGCCGACGGATGGGGAGACGACGTCTACCAGCCCGACGACTCCGAGGTCAGGGAGGACACGGGCGTGCTCGACCCGGAGGACACTCTGGTGTACGACGGTGTCGACGACCCTCTGGACCGTGGCTGGTCGCCTCCGGAGCGGCCGTGGGCCGTGGAGCACACCGGCGTGACCGCCGCGGAGCGCCGGCAGGGCGAAACCCTGGACCAGCGCCTCGCCGAGGAGCTGCCCGAACCGCCCGCCTGGGACGGCGACGACATGGGCGACTGCGAGGACACCGACGGGGAACTCCTGGACAACGAGGTCGGCACCGCCCGCTCCGGCCGTCTCGTCGCCCCCGACGAGGGAGCGCACGAGGACGACGAGAGCGCCCTGGTCGCCACCGACGTGGGCATCGACGGCGCGGCCGCCTCCGCCGAGGAGGCCGCGATGCACGTCGTCGACGAGGAGACCCCGTAG
- a CDS encoding type B 50S ribosomal protein L31, producing the protein MQQDKHPDYHPVVFRDRAAGYAFLTRSTATSEQAIEWDDGATYPVVDVEISSESHPFYTGKARTVDSEGRVARFERRYGGGQGPGGDGAA; encoded by the coding sequence ATGCAGCAGGACAAGCACCCCGACTACCACCCCGTCGTCTTCCGGGACCGCGCCGCCGGTTACGCCTTCCTCACCCGGTCCACCGCGACCAGTGAGCAGGCCATCGAGTGGGACGACGGCGCGACCTACCCGGTCGTGGACGTGGAGATCTCCTCGGAGAGCCACCCGTTCTACACCGGCAAGGCCCGCACGGTGGACTCGGAGGGCCGCGTCGCCCGGTTCGAGCGGCGTTACGGTGGCGGGCAGGGCCCGGGAGGCGACGGGGCCGCCTGA